Sequence from the Deltaproteobacteria bacterium genome:
TGCAGACGACTTCCGACAGACGGGTCGCAAAATCTTCCGCCTTTTTTCTCTCTCTTTCCGTTTTGCGCAGAATCTGTTTCTTCTGCTCCTCGATCATGCGTATATTCCGCCTGCTGACTTCCACGGCAAGACCACGGGGAACAAGATAATTCCGCCCGTAACCATCTGCGACCTTGACGATATCACCCGCCTGGCCGAGAGTGCCGATATCTTCCTTTAATATAACCTCCATTGAAATCCTCCTGTGCTTTCTGTACCCCCGCCCGCAATTCACGGCCGGGACGCGGGGAATGCCCGTACCCGGGATCTGGCCGTGACGGGACAAAGGCCCTGCCCGTCCGGCGCCGGAATCGTCAGGTCCCGGCGGGCAAAAGGTCCCGCCGCCTACCTGCCGTCCGCCACAACGAAAGGCAGCAGGGCGATCGACCGGGCCCTTTTGATGGCCAGGGTAATT
This genomic interval carries:
- a CDS encoding 50S ribosomal protein L9, which translates into the protein MEVILKEDIGTLGQAGDIVKVADGYGRNYLVPRGLAVEVSRRNIRMIEEQKKQILRKTERERKKAEDFATRLSEVVCTIARKVGEQDKLFGSVNTRDIEENLTAQGITVDRKHIVLEEPLRELGEFPVTVKLSAGVTAEIKVVVVAEN